The Malus sylvestris chromosome 12, drMalSylv7.2, whole genome shotgun sequence genome contains a region encoding:
- the LOC126593136 gene encoding uncharacterized protein LOC126593136 isoform X6 has protein sequence MFASQVSRIGVLILKQLSRGKSVSITRAGDTSNSYRHYLQPLFDQQSETNLLRGTIFEKHRLFSTSSASHSSNEGIEQKEKISVTFVDKDGEEKHIKVPTGMSMLEAAHENDIELEGACEGSLACSTCHVIVMDVDYYSKLEDPTDEENDMLDLAFGLTETSRLGCQVIAKPELDGIRLAIPAATRNFAVDGYVPKPH, from the exons ATGTTTGCTTCTCAAGTATCAAGAATTGGAGTTTTGATACTGAAACAGCTCTCAAGAG GCAAATCTGTGTCTATAACCAGAGCAGGAGATACTAGTAATTCTTACAGACATTACTTGCAACCTCTG TTTGATCAACAATCTGAAACTAATTTGTTGCGAGGAACCATCTTTGAGAAGCATCGTCTTTTTTCTACCAGTAGTGCCAGCCATTCTTCGAATGAAGGGATTGAGCAGAAAGAAAA GATATCTGTGACATTTGTTGATAAGGATGGAGAGGAAAAACATATCAAGGTTCCTACTGGAATGTCTATGCTTGAAGCTGCCCACGAAAATGATATAGAACTTGAAG GAGCGTGTGAAGGTTCACTTGCCTGTTCAACATGTCATGTGATTGTGATG GACGTGGACTATTACAGCAAATTAGAAGACCCAACTGATGAGGAAAATGATATGTTGGACTTGGCCTTTGGACTCACTGAAAC GTCTCGCTTGGGTTGTCAAGTCATTGCAAAACCTGAACTTGATGGAATTCGTTTAGCAATTCCAGCTGCCACCCGAAACTTTGCTGTCGATGGCTATGTTCCAAAACCACACTAG